The following are encoded in a window of Lactobacillus acidophilus genomic DNA:
- a CDS encoding carbohydrate ABC transporter permease, translating into MFLKKKHVAPKATYREVWSKGDLATKLSFFIMGSNALANKQWVKGLAFLLSEIIFIVWFVLSGIPTLNTLATLGTNKTKKVVYDAAQGVYVTKQPSNSVLILLFGVLAVILCIAIIYLYIVNLRSTRHNYILKRDGGHIPTNVEELKSLLDTRLHATLMVIPLLGILFFTILPTIFMISMAFTNYDRQHPIAFSWTGFQAFGNVLSGDLAGTFFPVLGWTLIWAVAATATTFFFGVLLALLIESKGIKHKGFWRTVFVIVWAVPQFVSLLMMAQFLDYQGALNNILMNLHWISSPIHFIDNQASPLVARITVIIVNMWIGIPVSMLVSTAIIQNLPQDQIEAAKIDGANAAQIFRSITFPQILFVMAPSLIQQFIGNINNFNVIFLLTGGAPMNSHYNGAGSTDLLVTWLYNLTFGQEQRYNASAVLGILIFIISAVVSLIAYRHTNAYKEG; encoded by the coding sequence ATGTTTCTAAAGAAAAAGCATGTAGCTCCTAAAGCGACATACCGTGAAGTATGGTCAAAAGGTGATCTTGCTACCAAGTTATCATTTTTCATAATGGGTAGTAATGCCTTAGCTAACAAACAATGGGTAAAAGGTCTTGCATTTTTACTTTCAGAAATTATTTTCATTGTTTGGTTTGTTCTTAGCGGTATTCCAACTTTAAATACTTTAGCTACATTAGGTACTAATAAGACCAAAAAAGTTGTTTATGATGCTGCACAAGGTGTTTATGTTACTAAGCAACCGTCAAACTCAGTTTTAATTTTGCTATTTGGGGTGCTGGCAGTAATTTTATGTATAGCAATTATTTATCTATACATTGTTAACTTGCGCTCAACAAGACATAATTACATATTAAAACGTGATGGTGGTCACATTCCGACCAATGTTGAAGAACTTAAGAGCTTACTTGACACGCGTTTACACGCAACTTTAATGGTTATACCATTATTAGGTATTTTGTTCTTTACCATCTTGCCAACAATCTTTATGATTTCAATGGCATTTACTAACTATGACCGTCAACACCCAATTGCCTTCTCTTGGACTGGATTTCAAGCATTTGGTAATGTTCTTAGTGGTGACTTAGCGGGTACTTTCTTCCCAGTATTGGGCTGGACATTGATTTGGGCTGTAGCAGCTACTGCTACTACTTTCTTCTTTGGTGTGTTACTTGCTTTATTGATTGAATCCAAGGGTATTAAACATAAGGGCTTTTGGAGAACAGTCTTTGTAATTGTTTGGGCTGTTCCTCAATTCGTTTCACTTTTAATGATGGCTCAGTTCTTGGACTATCAAGGTGCTTTAAACAATATCTTGATGAACTTACACTGGATTAGCTCTCCTATCCACTTTATTGATAACCAGGCTTCACCATTGGTAGCCAGAATTACAGTTATTATTGTTAACATGTGGATCGGTATTCCAGTTTCAATGCTGGTATCTACAGCTATTATTCAAAACTTGCCACAAGATCAAATTGAAGCTGCCAAGATTGATGGTGCTAATGCTGCACAAATTTTCAGATCAATTACTTTCCCACAAATCTTATTTGTTATGGCACCTTCACTTATCCAACAATTTATTGGTAACATTAACAACTTCAATGTTATCTTCTTGCTGACAGGTGGTGCGCCGATGAACAGTCACTATAACGGCGCCGGATCGACTGACTTACTGGTAACGTGGTTGTATAACTTAACGTTCGGGCAAGAGCAGCGATATAACGCTTCAGCCGTACTTGGTATCTTAATCTTTATAATTAGTGCGGTTGTATCGTTGATAGCATATAGACACACTAACGCTTATAAGGAGGGCTAG
- a CDS encoding helix-turn-helix domain-containing protein yields MTIGEALKNERIRRGLSIRKMAGNIIDPSSYSKVEKNMRNIGSEALVRLLFAHDIDINEFFTNLEPNYACKNFINKIRLEKNMRIAFNNRDLAEMQAIHQKIMNLKGEEILKLRSIVAIAYLTNNVNNLDNQIKERIFKQLDKNDNLSNNIEAIRLFANAMPIFTDDQLNYLMQSYISKIIKKENISELDNKRFAVASVNYLRACYERKFSLNETMLQIQDYILNINDTSLLEYKGLVKLSLAAIMGKIDRAKEIKRELINIGYVQVKEWKF; encoded by the coding sequence ATGACAATAGGCGAAGCTTTGAAAAATGAGCGTATTAGAAGAGGTCTCTCAATCAGAAAAATGGCTGGGAATATTATTGATCCCTCATCTTACAGTAAAGTTGAAAAGAATATGCGCAATATTGGTTCTGAAGCCTTAGTTCGTCTTCTTTTTGCACATGATATAGATATTAATGAATTTTTTACTAATCTTGAACCTAACTACGCCTGCAAAAATTTTATTAATAAAATAAGACTGGAAAAGAATATGCGTATTGCTTTTAACAATCGTGATCTAGCTGAAATGCAAGCTATTCATCAAAAAATAATGAATTTAAAGGGTGAAGAGATCTTGAAATTAAGGTCTATAGTAGCGATTGCATATTTAACCAACAATGTTAATAACTTAGATAATCAAATTAAAGAAAGAATATTTAAGCAACTTGATAAAAATGATAATTTAAGCAACAACATTGAAGCTATTAGGCTATTTGCCAATGCAATGCCAATTTTTACTGATGATCAGCTCAACTATTTAATGCAGAGCTATATTTCGAAAATAATCAAAAAAGAAAATATATCGGAATTAGATAACAAACGCTTTGCTGTGGCAAGCGTAAATTATCTTCGAGCTTGCTATGAACGTAAGTTTTCTTTAAACGAGACAATGCTTCAAATTCAGGATTACATTTTAAATATTAATGATACATCTCTTTTGGAATATAAAGGCTTAGTTAAATTAAGTTTAGCTGCTATTATGGGTAAAATTGATCGGGCTAAAGAGATAAAACGAGAATTAATTAACATAGGGTACGTGCAGGTCAAAGAATGGAAATTTTAG
- a CDS encoding extracellular solute-binding protein, with amino-acid sequence MKFWKKMALGSTAVLAAMSLAACSNGSSNSSSSSNTSNKKANLTLWVDTEQVPYYKQIAKDFTKKNKNIKVRVVQSPNGSANAKTDVGKDPSKAADVFEVPNDQLGQMAEAGYINPLSPSASKDIKANYIDVASKGVTWKGKVYAFSYAQQAQTIYYNKSKLSANDVKDWKTLTSKGVVATDFTNAYVMWPVMFSAGTKLYGNNGEDLKGSTFNSQDGINALKWYAAQKKNKGVMQTSNALNQLKKGNAQAILDGPWNAANIKKILGKNFAVAKYPKIDVGGKNVQMEAFLGIEGFAVNSNTKNAKAASDLAAYITNKKSQLIAHKEAGQIPVLKAAVNSSAVKSDPVAEAVIEMAKPGNSVLQPKLPQMAAFWNGSAPLISGTYDGKIKPSQYKAQLAKLAKTVEKK; translated from the coding sequence ATGAAGTTTTGGAAGAAAATGGCTTTAGGTAGTACTGCTGTTTTAGCTGCTATGTCACTTGCAGCTTGTTCAAATGGCTCATCAAATTCATCAAGTTCAAGTAACACTTCAAATAAGAAGGCTAACTTGACACTTTGGGTAGATACTGAACAAGTACCTTACTACAAACAAATTGCTAAGGACTTTACTAAGAAGAACAAGAACATTAAGGTTCGTGTTGTACAAAGTCCAAACGGTTCAGCTAACGCTAAGACAGATGTTGGTAAGGACCCATCAAAGGCAGCTGATGTATTTGAAGTACCTAACGACCAATTAGGTCAAATGGCAGAAGCAGGCTACATTAACCCACTTTCACCATCTGCATCTAAGGACATCAAGGCTAACTACATTGATGTTGCATCAAAGGGTGTAACTTGGAAGGGCAAGGTTTACGCATTTTCATACGCACAACAAGCTCAAACTATTTACTACAACAAGTCTAAGCTTTCAGCAAATGACGTTAAGGATTGGAAGACTTTAACTTCTAAAGGTGTTGTAGCTACTGACTTCACTAACGCATATGTAATGTGGCCAGTAATGTTCTCAGCAGGTACGAAGCTTTATGGTAACAATGGTGAAGACCTTAAGGGTTCAACATTTAATTCACAAGACGGTATTAATGCTTTGAAGTGGTACGCAGCTCAAAAGAAGAATAAAGGCGTAATGCAAACTTCAAATGCTTTGAATCAATTGAAGAAGGGTAATGCTCAAGCAATCCTTGATGGTCCATGGAACGCAGCTAATATTAAGAAGATTTTAGGTAAGAACTTTGCAGTTGCTAAGTATCCTAAGATTGATGTTGGCGGTAAGAATGTACAAATGGAAGCATTCCTTGGTATTGAAGGCTTCGCAGTTAACTCAAACACTAAGAATGCTAAAGCTGCTTCAGACTTAGCTGCTTACATCACTAATAAGAAGTCACAATTGATTGCTCACAAAGAAGCAGGTCAAATTCCTGTATTAAAGGCTGCAGTTAACTCAAGTGCAGTTAAGAGTGATCCAGTTGCTGAAGCTGTAATTGAAATGGCTAAGCCAGGTAACTCAGTATTGCAACCTAAGCTTCCACAAATGGCTGCATTCTGGAATGGTTCAGCTCCACTTATCAGTGGTACTTACGATGGTAAGATTAAGCCAAGTCAATACAAGGCACAACTTGCTAAACTCGCAAAGACTGTTGAAAAGAAATAG
- a CDS encoding helix-turn-helix domain-containing protein, producing the protein MKIGEALRQERLRLNLSQSQMAGDVLTKSFYSKVERNLCSIRANDLLSILSLHNIDYSYFFEKLKFENNDNELSETECNNLLHAAYYNNDWSKILKLQELIKQKDTSKFNLDSINAQIIVIKAAISNSLDKISDDEKDRIKRAIFETTNWTESSLRLFFNVYF; encoded by the coding sequence ATGAAGATTGGGGAAGCGTTAAGACAAGAAAGACTGCGATTGAATCTTAGTCAAAGTCAGATGGCTGGGGATGTATTGACTAAGTCATTTTATTCTAAGGTGGAGCGTAATCTTTGCAGCATTAGAGCAAATGATTTACTCAGTATTTTGAGTTTGCACAATATTGATTATTCTTATTTTTTTGAAAAACTAAAATTTGAAAATAATGATAATGAACTGTCAGAAACGGAATGCAATAATTTGTTACACGCTGCTTATTACAATAATGACTGGTCCAAAATATTGAAACTGCAAGAATTAATTAAGCAAAAAGATACTAGTAAATTTAACTTGGATAGTATTAATGCTCAAATTATTGTTATCAAAGCTGCCATTTCGAATAGTCTGGATAAAATTTCTGATGATGAAAAAGATCGCATAAAAAGAGCAATTTTTGAAACGACTAATTGGACAGAAAGTAGTTTGAGATTATTTTTCAATGTTTATTTTTGA
- a CDS encoding glycoside hydrolase family 65 protein: MKRIFEIDPWKVITHKFDPKDKRLQESMTAIGNDYMGMRGNFEEGYSGDSLQGTYLAGVWFPDKTVVGWWKNGYPKYFGKTPNAPSFIGIGINVNGEKVDLAKVKFSDFELSLDMHQGLLSRSFIYEGKDVKVKLEFERFLHIVQKEAALIKVKATVLEGHAKIDFDSTLDGTVVNEDSNYGDRFWIPLGEDKDEKTIQVKTKKNPYDVPQFTVLLKEALRNNGVAVNGEVTTEDAKLSERFSVELDEGQSYELEKDVIVVTSRDVEEKDQAAVANNLMSKLQTKSFEDNLADHTEAWKKRWETSDVEISGDDAAQQGIRFNICQLFMTYYGEDKRLNVGPKGFTGEKYGGATYWDTEAFIVPMYLAVTKPSVTRALLQYRHDQLPGAYHNAKEQGLPGALFPMVTFNGIECHNEWEITFEEIHRNADIPHAIAMYTDYTGDDSYVKNEGMDVLVGTARFWAARVHWSKMRNKYVMHGVTGPNEYENNVNNNWFTNTMARWLLKYTLERLPLATKEAQERVRVTDEEKAKWQDIVDNMYLPEDEDLGIFLQQDDFLDKDIRPVTEIEDQRPINQHWSWDKILRSPFIKQADVLQGIYFFDDQYTMDQKEKNFDFYEPLTVHESSLSPCIYSIMAAELGKKEKAVELYQRTARLDLDNYNNDTVDGLHITSMSGSWLAIVQGFAGMRYDHDQLKFNPFVPDGWDHYSFKINYRGRLIEVYVDHDECKITLLSGDDLEVMVHDNKLDLKEGKTKCLKA; this comes from the coding sequence ATGAAACGAATTTTTGAAATTGATCCTTGGAAAGTCATTACTCATAAATTTGATCCAAAAGATAAGAGATTGCAGGAAAGTATGACTGCAATCGGTAACGATTACATGGGAATGAGAGGAAACTTTGAAGAAGGTTATTCAGGTGATAGCCTCCAAGGTACATACTTAGCAGGAGTTTGGTTCCCAGATAAAACGGTTGTTGGTTGGTGGAAGAATGGATATCCAAAATATTTTGGTAAAACACCAAATGCTCCAAGTTTTATTGGAATTGGAATCAATGTAAATGGTGAAAAGGTCGATTTAGCTAAAGTTAAATTTAGCGACTTTGAATTATCACTAGACATGCATCAAGGTCTTCTTTCGAGAAGTTTTATCTATGAAGGTAAAGATGTCAAAGTTAAGCTTGAATTTGAACGCTTTCTTCACATTGTTCAAAAAGAAGCTGCTCTAATTAAAGTTAAAGCAACTGTACTTGAAGGCCATGCAAAGATTGATTTTGACTCAACTTTAGACGGCACTGTTGTTAATGAAGACAGTAATTATGGCGATCGCTTCTGGATTCCACTTGGTGAAGATAAAGATGAAAAAACTATTCAAGTAAAGACTAAGAAAAATCCATATGACGTACCACAATTTACAGTATTGTTGAAAGAAGCATTACGTAATAATGGCGTAGCAGTAAATGGAGAAGTTACTACTGAAGATGCAAAATTGAGTGAAAGATTCTCAGTAGAATTAGACGAAGGTCAAAGCTATGAACTTGAAAAAGATGTCATTGTTGTAACTAGTCGTGATGTTGAAGAAAAAGATCAAGCAGCCGTTGCTAACAACTTGATGAGTAAACTTCAAACCAAGAGTTTTGAAGATAACTTAGCAGATCATACAGAAGCTTGGAAGAAGCGTTGGGAAACAAGTGATGTAGAAATCAGCGGCGACGATGCAGCTCAACAAGGTATTCGCTTCAATATTTGTCAATTATTTATGACATATTACGGTGAAGACAAGCGCTTGAATGTAGGTCCTAAAGGCTTTACTGGTGAAAAATACGGTGGTGCCACTTATTGGGATACCGAAGCCTTTATCGTTCCAATGTATTTAGCAGTAACTAAACCAAGTGTTACAAGAGCACTTCTTCAATATCGTCACGATCAATTGCCAGGTGCTTACCATAATGCTAAAGAACAAGGCCTTCCAGGTGCATTATTCCCAATGGTTACCTTCAATGGTATTGAATGTCACAACGAATGGGAAATCACATTTGAAGAAATTCACAGAAATGCAGATATTCCCCACGCAATAGCCATGTACACTGATTACACTGGCGATGACAGTTACGTTAAGAATGAAGGTATGGACGTTTTAGTCGGTACAGCAAGATTCTGGGCAGCTAGAGTTCACTGGTCAAAGATGCGTAACAAATACGTAATGCACGGTGTAACAGGTCCTAATGAATATGAAAATAACGTAAACAACAACTGGTTTACTAACACAATGGCTAGATGGCTTCTCAAATATACTTTGGAACGTTTGCCACTTGCTACTAAGGAAGCTCAAGAAAGAGTTCGTGTTACTGACGAAGAAAAAGCTAAATGGCAAGATATTGTGGATAACATGTACTTACCAGAAGATGAAGATCTTGGCATTTTCTTGCAACAAGATGATTTCTTAGATAAAGATATTCGTCCTGTTACTGAGATTGAAGATCAACGTCCAATTAATCAACACTGGTCATGGGACAAGATTTTACGTTCACCATTTATTAAGCAAGCCGATGTTTTACAAGGTATTTACTTCTTTGATGATCAATACACTATGGATCAAAAGGAAAAGAACTTCGATTTCTATGAACCATTAACAGTTCACGAAAGTTCACTTTCACCATGTATTTACTCAATTATGGCTGCAGAACTTGGCAAGAAAGAAAAGGCAGTTGAACTTTACCAAAGAACTGCACGTCTTGACCTTGATAACTATAATAACGACACAGTAGATGGTTTACACATTACTTCAATGAGTGGTTCATGGCTTGCGATTGTTCAAGGTTTCGCAGGGATGCGTTACGATCATGATCAATTGAAGTTCAACCCATTTGTTCCTGATGGTTGGGATCACTACAGCTTTAAGATTAATTATCGTGGTCGTTTGATTGAAGTTTATGTAGATCATGATGAATGCAAGATTACTTTACTTTCTGGTGATGATCTTGAAGTCATGGTACATGACAATAAATTGGATTTGAAGGAAGGTAAAACTAAATGCTTAAAGGCTTAA
- a CDS encoding IS3 family transposase, with protein sequence MSKLNKKQRLKIYNDWRNGNESLSVIASEIKLNRSTLQYMVNLIDRHGIEIYDKSKELFTKEFKEKAIVRSLTGNNSINQLSLDLGLRSNGILYNWIREYKKNGYNVVIKKKGRHSVHESEEAIPNIAQRFREADPATQRRKLEIAYRQCLRKKTKRLGSETSQEIAQAVTELRQEFKVSLDYIFTVLAQNKDLPLIARSTYYNIIKPKDKPKRKKPGFLSRMKEIFDYHQRRYGYRRVAMQLRKEGYAVTDRAVRYWMHKLKLKGRRRNKRKYSSYKGTIGKIAPNLIHRGFFAIRPNMKWYTDITEFHLNGQKLYLSPILDGCGGDIVSYSISRHPDMNLVMSMLNKAFAKHKALNACIFHTDQGCQYQSRVYQRALKLHGITQSMSRKGNSMDDGLMENFFGLLKTEMFYDQEYKYHNLEELTQAIEEYIKYYNNERIKSRLKGLTPIEYRDQALVS encoded by the coding sequence ATGTCCAAATTAAACAAAAAACAAAGACTTAAAATTTATAATGATTGGAGAAATGGAAATGAATCCTTATCTGTAATCGCTTCTGAAATAAAATTAAATCGTTCTACCCTACAATATATGGTTAATTTAATAGATCGTCATGGGATCGAAATCTATGATAAATCTAAGGAATTGTTTACCAAAGAATTTAAGGAAAAAGCCATTGTTAGATCATTAACTGGTAATAATTCAATTAATCAGTTGTCTTTAGATCTGGGACTAAGAAGCAACGGTATCTTGTATAATTGGATTCGCGAATATAAGAAAAATGGGTATAATGTCGTTATCAAGAAGAAAGGACGGCATTCCGTTCATGAGTCAGAAGAAGCAATCCCAAACATCGCGCAAAGATTTAGAGAAGCAGATCCAGCAACTCAAAGAAGAAAACTTGAAATTGCGTATCGTCAATGCCTACGTAAAAAAACTAAACGCCTTGGATCAGAAACATCACAAGAAATAGCTCAGGCAGTCACTGAACTAAGGCAAGAATTCAAGGTTAGCTTGGACTATATATTTACAGTCTTGGCTCAAAATAAAGATCTGCCTTTAATAGCTCGCAGTACTTACTACAACATTATCAAGCCTAAAGATAAGCCTAAGAGAAAGAAACCAGGTTTCTTATCCAGAATGAAAGAAATCTTCGATTATCATCAAAGACGTTATGGCTATCGTCGTGTAGCTATGCAATTGCGAAAAGAAGGCTATGCCGTTACAGATCGAGCAGTTCGATACTGGATGCACAAACTTAAGCTCAAAGGTCGAAGACGCAACAAGCGTAAGTATTCCAGTTATAAAGGTACGATTGGTAAGATAGCTCCAAATCTGATTCATCGAGGCTTCTTTGCCATACGACCAAATATGAAGTGGTATACAGACATCACTGAATTTCACTTAAATGGTCAGAAACTTTACTTATCGCCAATTCTTGACGGCTGTGGTGGTGATATAGTTTCTTATTCAATCTCACGTCATCCGGATATGAATTTAGTTATGTCCATGCTCAATAAGGCTTTTGCCAAGCATAAGGCACTTAATGCCTGTATTTTTCACACAGATCAGGGCTGTCAATATCAGAGCAGAGTTTATCAGCGAGCCTTAAAGCTTCATGGCATCACGCAAAGCATGTCTCGTAAAGGTAATTCCATGGATGATGGTCTAATGGAAAACTTCTTTGGCCTGCTCAAAACAGAAATGTTCTATGATCAGGAGTACAAGTATCACAATCTTGAAGAATTAACACAAGCAATCGAAGAATATATCAAATACTATAACAACGAAAGGATAAAGAGCAGACTAAAAGGCTTAACCCCGATTGAATATCGAGATCAAGCCTTAGTCAGCTAG
- the pgmB gene encoding beta-phosphoglucomutase: MLKGLIFDLDGVLTDSARFHLTAWNNLAKELGITLTNEQLDSLRGISRMDSLNLILKYGGQEDKYTEAEKEKFAAEKNAKFVEQVETMTPKDILPGIPELLSDAKKQNLKMVIASASKNAPKILTRLGIMDEFDGIVDPATLHHGKPDPEIYIKAQELVGLKANEVISFEDAQAGVEAIKAAHQFAVGIGNKKLLKEADYIVPTTADLKLSEIEKVFEEKE, translated from the coding sequence ATGCTTAAAGGCTTAATTTTTGATTTAGATGGTGTCTTAACCGACTCAGCACGTTTCCACCTTACAGCTTGGAATAATTTGGCTAAGGAATTAGGCATTACTTTAACAAACGAACAACTTGATAGTTTACGTGGTATTTCAAGAATGGATTCGCTTAATTTGATCTTGAAGTATGGCGGTCAAGAAGATAAGTATACTGAAGCAGAAAAAGAAAAATTTGCTGCAGAAAAGAATGCTAAGTTTGTTGAGCAAGTTGAAACAATGACACCAAAGGATATCCTACCTGGCATTCCAGAATTACTTAGTGATGCTAAGAAGCAAAACTTAAAGATGGTAATTGCTTCTGCTTCAAAGAATGCACCTAAGATTTTAACTAGACTAGGAATTATGGATGAATTTGATGGGATTGTTGATCCTGCCACTCTTCATCATGGTAAGCCAGATCCAGAAATTTATATCAAAGCGCAAGAACTTGTTGGATTGAAGGCAAATGAAGTAATTAGCTTTGAAGATGCCCAAGCTGGTGTTGAAGCAATTAAGGCTGCTCATCAATTTGCAGTTGGAATAGGTAATAAAAAGCTTTTGAAAGAAGCTGATTACATCGTTCCAACCACTGCTGATCTTAAGCTTAGTGAAATTGAAAAAGTTTTTGAAGAGAAAGAATAA
- a CDS encoding sugar ABC transporter permease, which yields MKSYSNQRRLSLIFRYILLTVLAILWILPIVWIVLASFSYNDTGFVSTFWPEQFTLQNYIGIFTNSQYPFVNWIINTLIVSLLSMIISTFLTISVAYVLSRLRFKFRKPFLQIALVLGMFPGFMSMIALYYILKGLNMLNLFGLLLVYVGGAGLGFYVAKGFFDTIPRSIDEAAEIDGATKWQVFLHIGLPLSKPMIVYTALTAFIAPWTDFIFSGIILSTSGNAKTYTIAYGLYNMVHTAKGNATAYFAQFVAGCVIIAIPITILFVFMQKFYVNGITAGADKG from the coding sequence ATGAAGTCATATTCTAATCAAAGACGGCTCTCATTAATCTTTCGGTATATTCTTTTAACTGTATTAGCTATTCTTTGGATTTTACCGATTGTCTGGATCGTCTTGGCAAGTTTTTCATACAATGATACTGGATTTGTTTCGACCTTCTGGCCAGAACAATTTACTTTGCAAAACTATATTGGTATTTTTACTAATTCACAGTATCCATTTGTTAACTGGATTATTAATACATTGATTGTTTCACTTCTTTCAATGATTATCTCAACATTCTTAACAATTTCAGTTGCCTATGTTTTATCACGACTTCGTTTTAAGTTTAGAAAGCCATTTCTTCAAATTGCTTTAGTTTTGGGGATGTTCCCAGGTTTCATGTCAATGATTGCCTTGTACTACATCTTAAAAGGTTTGAATATGTTAAACCTCTTTGGTTTACTTTTGGTTTACGTTGGTGGTGCCGGACTTGGCTTCTACGTTGCTAAAGGATTCTTTGATACAATTCCTAGATCAATTGATGAAGCTGCTGAAATTGATGGTGCTACTAAGTGGCAAGTATTTCTTCATATTGGATTGCCACTTTCAAAGCCAATGATCGTTTATACTGCTTTAACTGCTTTCATTGCACCTTGGACAGACTTCATTTTCTCAGGTATCATTCTTTCAACTTCAGGAAATGCGAAGACTTATACTATTGCCTACGGACTTTACAACATGGTTCACACGGCTAAGGGTAATGCAACTGCATACTTTGCACAATTCGTTGCAGGATGTGTAATCATTGCTATCCCTATTACTATCTTGTTTGTCTTCATGCAGAAGTTCTATGTTAATGGTATTACTGCTGGTGCTGATAAAGGTTAA
- a CDS encoding ABC transporter ATP-binding protein: MVEVDLNHIYKKYAGNDRYSVNDFNLHIKDKEFIVFVGPSGCGKSTTLRMVAGLEDISEGTLEIDHKVMNDVAPKDRHIAMVFQNYALYPHMTIYDNMAFGLKLRHTPKDVIDKKVKEAAKMLGLEDYLDKKPGALSGGQRQRVALGRAIVRAAPIFLMDEPLSNLDAKLRVVMRTEIAKLHQELGTTTIYVTHDQTEAMTLADRVVVMSVGKVEQIGSPLEVYNKPVNMFVAGFIGSPQMNFFNVHYKNGRISDGKGLNIGIPEGKAKLLEEKGYNDKDLVFGIRPEDIHSEEAFMETWPDSVVESKVVVSELLGATIQLHQEVDGTEFTAIVNSRDFHKPGDMVRMGFDVNKAHFFDKDSTKAIVN; encoded by the coding sequence ATGGTTGAGGTTGATTTAAACCATATTTACAAGAAATATGCAGGTAACGATCGGTATTCTGTAAATGACTTTAACTTACACATTAAAGACAAGGAATTTATCGTTTTCGTTGGTCCATCAGGTTGTGGTAAGTCAACTACATTAAGAATGGTTGCCGGTTTGGAAGATATCAGTGAAGGAACTTTGGAAATCGATCATAAAGTAATGAACGATGTTGCTCCAAAAGACCGTCACATTGCGATGGTTTTCCAGAACTATGCTTTGTATCCACATATGACCATTTATGACAACATGGCATTTGGTCTTAAGCTTCGTCACACACCTAAGGATGTTATCGACAAGAAGGTTAAAGAAGCAGCTAAGATGTTAGGTCTAGAAGATTATCTAGATAAAAAGCCAGGTGCTTTATCCGGTGGTCAAAGACAGCGTGTTGCATTAGGACGTGCGATCGTTCGTGCCGCACCTATCTTCTTAATGGATGAACCATTATCAAATCTTGATGCTAAGCTTCGTGTGGTGATGCGTACAGAAATTGCTAAGCTTCACCAAGAATTGGGAACTACAACTATTTATGTTACCCACGATCAGACTGAAGCGATGACTTTGGCTGACAGAGTTGTTGTTATGTCTGTTGGTAAAGTTGAGCAAATCGGGTCACCACTTGAGGTTTACAACAAGCCAGTAAATATGTTTGTTGCTGGATTCATTGGTTCTCCTCAAATGAACTTCTTCAATGTTCACTATAAGAACGGTCGAATTAGTGATGGCAAAGGGTTGAATATTGGTATTCCTGAAGGTAAAGCAAAATTACTTGAAGAAAAAGGATACAACGATAAGGACTTAGTCTTCGGTATTCGTCCAGAAGATATTCACTCAGAAGAAGCATTTATGGAAACTTGGCCAGATTCAGTAGTTGAATCAAAAGTTGTTGTTTCAGAACTTTTAGGTGCAACTATTCAACTTCACCAAGAAGTAGATGGCACTGAATTTACTGCAATCGTAAATTCACGTGATTTCCATAAACCAGGTGATATGGTCAGGATGGGCTTCGATGTTAATAAGGCTCACTTCTTCGATAAGGATAGTACAAAAGCTATCGTTAACTAA